A stretch of the uncultured Trichococcus sp. genome encodes the following:
- a CDS encoding MarR family transcriptional regulator, giving the protein MADILREIGMISRALDSIANIEFKEFELTRGQYLYLIRICENPGIIQEKLAEMIKVDRTTASRAIKKLEASGFIEKQADAANRKIKRIFPTEKGKAISPNISRENEHSERVALQGLSEAEAAVLIRLLQKVRKNVEGDWEYVKKGNKRNY; this is encoded by the coding sequence ATGGCGGACATTCTCCGCGAAATCGGCATGATTTCCAGAGCTTTGGATTCGATCGCGAATATCGAGTTCAAGGAGTTCGAACTGACGAGAGGGCAATATCTGTACCTCATCCGGATCTGCGAAAATCCGGGAATCATCCAGGAAAAACTGGCGGAAATGATCAAAGTCGATCGCACGACGGCTTCGCGCGCCATCAAAAAGCTGGAAGCGAGCGGGTTCATCGAGAAGCAAGCCGACGCCGCCAACAGAAAAATCAAACGGATCTTCCCGACGGAAAAAGGAAAAGCAATCTCACCGAACATCAGCAGGGAAAACGAACACTCGGAACGAGTGGCGCTGCAGGGGCTATCGGAAGCGGAAGCGGCGGTTCTCATCCGACTGCTCCAAAAGGTCAGGAAAAACGTAGAAGGCGACTGGGAATACGTGAAAAAAGGCAACAAACGAAACTACTGA
- a CDS encoding PTS transporter subunit EIIC, translated as MSFVDNLEKMQFAAEKISDNRYLKAVSKGMVMTIPASITGAMCTLIANLPFGGYQNFIQGNGLKSLLLLPGIFTSNIMGLIVVYFIAFNLAKSYKIDGMFPGFLAIVSFLILTPLTTIEQQVHDTVRPVPFISFDYIGSKGMFVGIIVGLVVAKLYSWFVKNNITIHMPESVPSFVEKSFSSIIPFFSITFLMALVSWGFTFTSFGSAHNLVYTVLQVPIQKIGGSVGGVMVAYALIGLFWWFGIHGKAIIFGVYAPIIQTMTIENMNAAATGATPPNLVDFGFTSVFLEIGGGGNVLGLAICFLFFAKSDQYKNIGRITGIPTFFGINEPITFGTPICLNPLFLLPTVVTPLITGLIGYFSITSGLVPRMVGAQLPTGTPTFVNAIIAGGWRMMLAQLVCVIVATAIYFPFFKVADKREYKREQEAMLAKQEEMELEVAIAE; from the coding sequence ATGAGTTTTGTTGATAATCTTGAAAAAATGCAGTTTGCCGCAGAAAAAATTTCAGATAATCGCTATTTGAAAGCAGTCAGCAAGGGGATGGTCATGACGATCCCAGCCAGCATCACAGGTGCCATGTGTACTTTGATCGCCAATTTACCATTTGGCGGCTATCAAAACTTCATACAAGGAAATGGTTTGAAGTCGTTGTTATTATTACCAGGTATCTTCACAAGCAATATCATGGGTTTGATCGTAGTGTATTTTATCGCGTTCAATCTGGCGAAATCATACAAGATAGATGGCATGTTCCCGGGTTTTCTGGCGATTGTTTCATTTTTGATTTTGACGCCGCTTACGACCATCGAGCAACAGGTTCACGATACCGTTCGGCCGGTTCCTTTTATCAGCTTTGATTACATCGGCTCGAAGGGAATGTTTGTAGGAATTATTGTGGGCTTGGTTGTTGCGAAATTATACAGCTGGTTTGTCAAAAATAATATTACTATCCATATGCCAGAAAGCGTACCGAGTTTTGTGGAGAAATCCTTTAGTTCGATCATTCCGTTTTTCTCGATCACCTTTTTGATGGCGTTGGTATCATGGGGCTTTACCTTCACGAGTTTTGGCAGCGCTCACAATCTGGTCTATACAGTTCTGCAAGTACCGATTCAAAAAATCGGTGGCTCGGTAGGCGGTGTGATGGTCGCGTATGCGCTGATTGGTTTGTTCTGGTGGTTCGGGATCCATGGGAAAGCAATCATCTTCGGTGTATATGCACCAATCATTCAAACAATGACAATTGAAAATATGAATGCAGCAGCGACGGGAGCTACGCCTCCCAACTTGGTGGATTTTGGTTTTACCTCTGTCTTTTTGGAAATTGGTGGTGGCGGTAACGTTCTGGGCTTGGCGATTTGCTTCCTGTTCTTTGCGAAAAGTGATCAATACAAAAATATCGGTCGGATAACCGGTATTCCAACATTCTTTGGCATCAATGAACCGATTACCTTTGGGACACCAATTTGTTTGAATCCATTATTCTTGCTTCCGACGGTTGTGACACCATTGATTACAGGTCTGATTGGATATTTCTCGATCACTTCTGGATTGGTGCCGCGTATGGTGGGGGCACAGCTTCCGACAGGCACACCAACTTTTGTCAATGCGATCATCGCAGGTGGTTGGCGGATGATGCTGGCTCAGCTTGTCTGTGTAATCGTTGCGACAGCCATTTACTTCCCATTCTTCAAAGTGGCCGATAAACGTGAATACAAACGTGAGCAAGAAGCAATGCTAGCAAAACAAGAAGAAATGGAATTGGAAGTAGCGATTGCTGAATGA
- a CDS encoding Cof-type HAD-IIB family hydrolase: MIRLVALDLDGTLLDRQGLISDATRQTIQQVRRRGVKVVLCTGRPFYSLAPLLSQLELTGAEEYVISFNGALLSDAQGGQALFEQPLSYEGYQAIRALSEQLQLGHHVQSQKGMYTSNTTIDPYTAYDSYLNRAPIHCVPDRYFQQIPIYKMMFVGTEEKLKRAIKQIPDIYAQRFNMMQSLDCFFEFLHPQASKGQTLQRLAERLDIHPSEILAIGDNENDLSMLEFAGIGVAMGNAEEPIKENADYVTKTNEEEGVRHSLLQLLKHGVR; encoded by the coding sequence ATGATTCGGCTAGTCGCTTTGGACCTTGACGGCACGTTGCTTGATCGGCAAGGCTTGATTTCCGATGCAACCCGTCAGACGATTCAACAGGTAAGAAGACGTGGCGTTAAAGTCGTACTATGCACGGGGCGTCCATTTTATAGTCTAGCTCCCTTGCTCTCACAGTTGGAGCTGACCGGAGCAGAGGAGTATGTCATCAGCTTCAATGGTGCGTTGCTTTCAGATGCACAGGGCGGGCAGGCCCTTTTTGAACAGCCACTTTCCTATGAGGGCTATCAAGCGATTAGAGCATTGAGTGAGCAGTTGCAACTGGGACACCATGTACAAAGTCAAAAAGGAATGTATACGAGCAACACGACAATCGATCCCTATACAGCCTATGACAGCTATCTCAACCGCGCACCGATCCATTGTGTTCCGGATAGGTATTTCCAGCAAATTCCGATTTACAAGATGATGTTTGTGGGCACTGAGGAAAAACTGAAGCGGGCAATCAAACAGATTCCAGACATATATGCACAGCGCTTCAATATGATGCAGAGTCTGGACTGCTTTTTCGAATTCTTGCATCCACAAGCCAGTAAAGGCCAAACCCTGCAGCGGCTTGCCGAACGCTTGGACATTCATCCGTCTGAAATCTTGGCAATCGGCGATAATGAAAATGATCTTTCAATGCTGGAGTTTGCCGGTATCGGTGTGGCGATGGGCAATGCCGAGGAACCAATCAAGGAAAATGCTGATTACGTCACCAAAACCAATGAGGAAGAAGGTGTACGGCATTCACTCTTACAATTACTGAAACATGGGGTAAGATAG
- a CDS encoding glycoside hydrolase family 32 protein, which yields MRKKHVFLFSGLIALASLVLVIFNLITSRNYYAEEHRPQFHFSPEENWLNDPNGMVYYDGEYHLFYQHNPGGNEWGPMYWGHAISKDMINWDHKPIALEPDDLGTIFSGSAVVDWNDTSGFFDGGEGLVAIYTQNGEGQKQSIAYSKDKGRSWEKYDGNPVIPVDPEIKDFRDPKVFWHEGTEKWVMSLAAGKKVMFYDSPNLIDWNFMSEFGEGAGAQGGVWECPDLFELPVDGNSDDTKWVLQVDIGDGAIAGGSGAQYFIGDFDGTAFTSIDEPDHINWLDYGADFYAGQSFSDIPDEDGRRIMVAWMSNWLYANRVPTEEWRGSMSVPRSLELKTTENGSIKLFQQPVEELTALRDEELFRVENQVVDSIEAADLLDGIEADVFELNAEIQLDQPVDFGIKVRMSEENQDETVIGFSESKNELFVERSQSEELYFSPYFNGRHAVSINDSKVINLKILVDKNSVEVFLQNGEYAITDLIFPRDDSRGLEFYVEDGEVTINSLEIHSIKSTWK from the coding sequence ATGAGAAAGAAACACGTTTTTCTATTTTCCGGTTTAATTGCATTAGCCAGTTTAGTACTTGTCATCTTTAATTTGATAACTTCAAGAAACTATTATGCTGAAGAACATCGCCCTCAGTTTCATTTTTCACCCGAAGAAAATTGGCTGAATGACCCGAATGGCATGGTTTATTATGATGGTGAATATCATCTGTTTTATCAGCATAATCCAGGTGGCAATGAATGGGGACCAATGTACTGGGGACACGCGATAAGTAAAGATATGATCAATTGGGATCATAAGCCCATTGCTTTAGAACCCGATGATTTAGGAACGATTTTTTCAGGTAGTGCGGTAGTTGACTGGAACGACACATCTGGATTTTTCGACGGTGGAGAAGGCTTGGTTGCGATTTACACACAAAACGGCGAAGGTCAAAAGCAAAGTATCGCTTACAGCAAAGATAAGGGTCGCAGCTGGGAGAAATACGATGGAAATCCAGTGATACCTGTCGATCCAGAGATAAAGGATTTTCGGGATCCAAAAGTGTTTTGGCATGAGGGAACAGAAAAATGGGTGATGTCACTTGCAGCAGGAAAAAAGGTAATGTTTTATGATTCCCCAAATTTAATTGACTGGAATTTCATGAGTGAGTTTGGAGAGGGCGCAGGTGCACAAGGAGGCGTATGGGAGTGCCCTGATTTATTTGAACTGCCGGTTGATGGAAATTCTGATGATACAAAGTGGGTATTACAAGTGGACATAGGCGATGGTGCCATTGCTGGTGGTTCCGGTGCGCAATATTTCATAGGGGACTTTGATGGAACTGCATTTACAAGCATAGACGAACCAGACCATATCAACTGGCTCGATTATGGCGCAGACTTTTATGCAGGACAATCTTTTTCGGATATTCCTGATGAAGATGGGCGTAGAATCATGGTCGCGTGGATGAGTAATTGGCTGTATGCCAACCGGGTGCCTACAGAGGAATGGCGTGGTTCAATGTCCGTTCCAAGGTCGCTAGAATTGAAAACTACAGAAAATGGAAGCATAAAGTTATTTCAGCAACCAGTCGAAGAGTTAACCGCACTTAGAGATGAGGAATTATTCAGGGTTGAAAATCAGGTAGTTGATTCCATAGAAGCTGCTGATTTATTAGATGGGATTGAAGCCGATGTATTTGAACTGAATGCTGAAATTCAATTAGATCAACCGGTAGATTTTGGAATCAAAGTCAGAATGTCTGAAGAAAATCAGGATGAAACGGTGATCGGCTTTTCTGAGTCAAAAAATGAACTGTTTGTTGAGCGTAGTCAGTCAGAAGAATTGTATTTCAGTCCTTATTTTAATGGGCGCCACGCAGTTTCAATCAATGACAGTAAAGTGATCAACCTAAAAATTTTGGTTGACAAAAATTCTGTTGAAGTTTTTTTACAAAATGGAGAATATGCAATAACAGATTTAATTTTTCCACGAGACGATAGCAGAGGGTTGGAATTTTATGTCGAAGATGGTGAAGTCACAATAAATTCGCTTGAGATCCATTCTATAAAATCCACTTGGAAATAA
- a CDS encoding ROK family protein, producing the protein MQKKLIGIDIGGTTIKMALFDAAGIMLDKWQIPTNTEENGIFIPDEMVASINKRLADKKQNSSELLGIGIGVPGPVDDLVVKRAVNLGWSDFPLKQWMEKRLNIPVVLLNDANAAALGELWQGSADQLRDIVFVTLGTGVGGGIIVDGKILNGKHASGGEIGHIPVQSEEMRICGCGNTNCLECYGSANGMVKTMNQLAGEEVVSNTKEIFALITQGDSRAQEALTITIDYLARAIAGILNTLDPEELVIGGGVSEAGEAFLTPLKTALDQYTFPQISGHIQLRKAALGNDAGVYGAAYQVLNAIEVVKV; encoded by the coding sequence ATGCAAAAAAAACTAATCGGCATCGATATCGGCGGAACCACAATCAAGATGGCGCTTTTCGATGCGGCAGGGATCATGCTTGATAAGTGGCAAATTCCTACGAATACAGAAGAAAATGGGATATTTATTCCCGATGAAATGGTTGCCAGCATAAACAAAAGGCTGGCGGATAAGAAACAAAACAGCAGTGAATTGCTGGGAATCGGCATCGGTGTACCGGGACCGGTGGATGATTTAGTCGTGAAGCGCGCGGTCAATCTGGGCTGGTCGGACTTTCCTTTAAAGCAATGGATGGAGAAAAGGCTGAATATTCCGGTTGTCTTATTGAATGATGCCAACGCAGCCGCTCTCGGTGAGTTGTGGCAAGGATCTGCCGACCAACTGCGTGATATTGTGTTTGTGACACTAGGAACTGGGGTTGGCGGCGGCATTATCGTGGATGGGAAGATTTTGAATGGCAAGCACGCATCCGGTGGTGAGATCGGGCATATTCCGGTGCAGTCGGAAGAAATGCGCATATGCGGCTGTGGGAACACCAATTGCTTGGAATGCTACGGATCGGCCAACGGGATGGTCAAGACGATGAATCAGCTGGCAGGGGAAGAAGTGGTCAGCAACACGAAAGAAATCTTCGCATTGATTACACAAGGAGATTCACGTGCGCAAGAAGCGCTGACAATCACGATTGATTATTTAGCCCGAGCAATAGCTGGAATTTTGAATACACTTGATCCAGAGGAATTGGTGATTGGTGGTGGCGTCTCTGAGGCGGGCGAGGCGTTTCTGACACCGTTGAAAACGGCGTTGGATCAATACACCTTTCCGCAGATTAGCGGACACATTCAATTGCGCAAAGCAGCTTTGGGCAATGATGCCGGGGTGTATGGTGCAGCCTATCAAGTCTTGAATGCAATCGAAGTGGTGAAGGTATGA
- a CDS encoding Cof-type HAD-IIB family hydrolase: MIKLIASDMDGTLVSTDHAISEANASAIKRAQNKGIEFIITTGRSYEDAYPQVVAAGIECNYLVMNGSELRNPKGEIIQSLYLTRTLVEQTVAELTQAGMYVELYTTGGTFSPSDAESRKWAVATKINNFHPLISIDEAYQSAEDHFLYKGINCIDSLERIFENGYEVGKIISFSHRRDKIAELRATLPQKYPVNVTGSFAINLEITNPLADKGEAIKHYAAGRGIPTAAIMTIGDSYNDLGMLGDMFGYTVAMGNAIDEVKQQAKYITDTNDADGVGKAIERFV; encoded by the coding sequence ATGATCAAACTGATTGCATCTGATATGGACGGCACCTTAGTCAGCACCGATCACGCTATTTCTGAAGCCAATGCCAGCGCTATTAAAAGGGCTCAGAATAAAGGGATTGAATTTATCATCACCACTGGTAGAAGCTATGAAGACGCATATCCACAGGTAGTTGCAGCGGGAATCGAATGCAACTACCTCGTGATGAATGGTAGTGAGCTGCGGAATCCAAAAGGAGAAATCATCCAGAGTCTTTATTTAACAAGGACTCTGGTTGAGCAAACCGTAGCAGAATTGACGCAGGCCGGGATGTATGTGGAGCTTTATACCACGGGGGGGACGTTTTCACCAAGTGATGCCGAGTCACGCAAATGGGCGGTAGCAACGAAAATTAATAATTTTCATCCGTTGATATCAATTGATGAAGCCTATCAAAGTGCAGAAGATCACTTCTTGTACAAAGGAATCAACTGCATTGATTCACTTGAAAGGATTTTTGAGAACGGGTACGAAGTTGGGAAAATCATCAGTTTTTCTCATCGAAGGGATAAGATAGCGGAACTGAGAGCGACTCTTCCGCAAAAATATCCAGTCAATGTTACAGGCTCTTTCGCCATTAATTTGGAAATCACCAATCCTTTAGCGGATAAAGGAGAGGCGATCAAGCATTATGCAGCCGGAAGAGGTATCCCGACTGCTGCGATCATGACGATCGGGGACAGTTACAACGACCTTGGGATGTTGGGCGATATGTTTGGGTACACAGTCGCGATGGGCAATGCCATTGATGAGGTCAAGCAACAGGCAAAATATATCACAGATACAAATGATGCAGATGGTGTTGGTAAAGCAATCGAACGATTCGTATAG
- a CDS encoding aldo/keto reductase, with the protein MEYVRLGNTGMEVSKLCLGCMGFGEPERGREKWSIGETESREIIKKALDSGINFFDTANLYSAGSSEEIVGKALKDFANRDEIVLASKLYFPMFEGPNAKGLSRKSIFAEIDQSLKRLQTAYLDLYIIHRWDYGTPIEETMEALHDLVKMGKVRYIGASSMHAWQFAKAQFIAEKNGWTKFISMQNLYNLLYREEEREMIPLLQDQKVAMTPWSPLAGGRLTRDIGAVTARASQAVKADLPGYIVASDNEVISRVHKLADERGITRGQVATAWMLSKDYVTSPLIGATKVKYLDDALGAFEVALSAEEINYLEEAYVPRNITGYR; encoded by the coding sequence ATGGAATATGTTAGATTAGGCAATACCGGTATGGAAGTTTCAAAACTGTGTCTGGGCTGCATGGGCTTCGGGGAGCCGGAACGAGGCCGGGAGAAATGGTCGATCGGCGAAACGGAAAGCCGCGAAATCATCAAAAAAGCTTTGGACTCCGGAATCAATTTCTTCGACACTGCGAACCTGTATTCAGCTGGATCCAGCGAAGAGATCGTCGGCAAGGCTTTGAAGGATTTCGCCAACCGCGATGAAATCGTCCTGGCTTCCAAGTTATATTTCCCAATGTTCGAGGGGCCGAATGCGAAAGGCTTGTCGCGCAAAAGCATTTTCGCCGAAATCGATCAGTCTTTGAAAAGATTGCAAACCGCTTATCTGGACCTGTACATCATCCACCGCTGGGATTACGGTACGCCTATCGAAGAGACGATGGAGGCCCTGCACGACTTGGTGAAAATGGGGAAAGTGCGTTATATCGGAGCCTCTTCCATGCATGCTTGGCAATTTGCGAAAGCCCAATTCATCGCCGAAAAGAACGGCTGGACGAAATTTATTTCCATGCAGAACCTTTACAATCTGCTCTACCGGGAAGAAGAACGCGAAATGATCCCTTTGCTGCAGGACCAAAAAGTGGCGATGACGCCTTGGAGTCCCTTGGCGGGAGGACGATTGACGCGGGATATCGGCGCCGTCACAGCTCGTGCCAGCCAAGCCGTAAAAGCCGATCTGCCTGGATACATTGTGGCTTCCGACAATGAAGTCATCTCGAGGGTCCATAAATTGGCCGACGAACGCGGCATCACCCGCGGACAAGTCGCGACCGCCTGGATGCTGAGCAAAGACTACGTCACTTCCCCACTGATCGGCGCGACAAAAGTGAAGTATCTGGATGATGCCCTGGGCGCATTCGAGGTCGCATTGAGCGCGGAAGAGATCAACTATCTGGAAGAAGCCTATGTTCCGAGAAATATCACAGGGTACAGATAG
- a CDS encoding N-acetyltransferase: MAITLKKCGREDLADLQAIGIETFTDTFAAHNTPEDLQAYLDKAYDPEKLKAELLTEGSTFYFLYDEAELAGYMKINVEAALTEEMGADSLEVERIYIRPAFKRRGLGKYLIDKAIEIARTQEKKLIWLGVWEHNVNAIAFYKKMGFVRTGAHSFFMGDDEQTDFIMTKKLH, from the coding sequence ATGGCAATCACATTGAAAAAATGCGGCAGAGAAGATTTGGCGGATCTTCAAGCAATCGGTATCGAAACGTTCACGGATACGTTCGCGGCCCACAACACGCCGGAAGATCTGCAGGCTTACCTGGATAAAGCCTACGATCCGGAAAAGCTGAAAGCGGAACTTTTGACTGAAGGTTCAACTTTCTACTTTCTGTATGACGAGGCGGAACTTGCGGGCTATATGAAGATCAATGTCGAGGCCGCCCTGACCGAAGAGATGGGAGCCGATTCATTGGAAGTGGAACGTATCTACATCCGCCCGGCCTTCAAGCGCAGAGGGCTCGGGAAATATCTGATCGACAAAGCAATCGAAATCGCCCGCACGCAAGAGAAAAAGCTGATCTGGCTAGGCGTCTGGGAGCATAACGTGAATGCCATCGCGTTTTACAAAAAAATGGGCTTCGTCCGTACCGGTGCACATTCGTTCTTTATGGGCGACGATGAGCAGACTGACTTTATCATGACGAAGAAGTTGCATTAA
- a CDS encoding family 43 glycosylhydrolase has protein sequence MKKWLSIGLGTIFIGGLILISKTDFFSNKTTIQQVYPRSNESFAGDPMPYFNGEEFMIYYLEDLRDDQTGFHPISLMTTTDFINYTDHGEVIPFVNDQNDQELALGTGSVIIDSDGLYHAFYTGHNGSLSPKEAIMHATSKNGVKWNKQPEHTFFADAQYEADDFRDPFVFYEEESQEYWMLITACQNGTGVIARYTSTDLITWEDQGTFFVNDFGNDSNLECPSLVYFEGKWYLAFSDQWDKRVVHYRIADSVNGPFVKPTNLDHWDGSGFYAGRLETDGEKLYVVGWIPTKEQHRDNQNYNWAGNLAVHELIAKDDQLLPTLPESVKEQVNTVAFTNQTIPEGQSITFDANEETVLYSGKVVLDEQTKKWAFQFNSKENQSDLNVIFDTELNTVAYYNHSLDRLENYAPQTEMPFDFSGRSSVTIKLVLEDDIVVLYLDDEIVLSNRMYQAKDSDWAIMAIEGQLKIES, from the coding sequence TTGAAAAAATGGCTAAGTATTGGTCTAGGCACTATCTTCATTGGAGGGTTGATCTTGATAAGTAAAACAGATTTTTTCTCTAATAAGACGACGATCCAACAAGTTTATCCGCGCTCGAATGAGAGCTTCGCTGGAGATCCGATGCCTTATTTTAATGGTGAGGAATTTATGATTTATTATTTAGAAGACTTACGAGATGATCAGACTGGATTTCATCCGATCAGTTTAATGACTACGACTGACTTTATTAATTACACAGATCATGGTGAAGTGATTCCATTTGTAAATGATCAGAACGATCAGGAGTTAGCTTTAGGGACTGGTTCTGTCATAATTGATTCAGATGGATTGTATCATGCATTTTATACCGGCCATAATGGATCATTGTCACCCAAGGAAGCAATTATGCATGCCACCAGTAAAAATGGAGTCAAGTGGAATAAGCAGCCAGAGCACACGTTCTTCGCTGATGCACAGTATGAAGCGGATGATTTCAGAGATCCTTTTGTGTTTTACGAAGAAGAATCTCAAGAGTATTGGATGCTTATTACAGCCTGTCAAAATGGGACCGGTGTTATTGCTAGATATACTTCAACGGATTTGATAACCTGGGAAGATCAGGGTACTTTTTTTGTAAATGATTTTGGAAACGATTCCAACTTAGAGTGCCCATCACTTGTTTATTTTGAAGGGAAATGGTATTTGGCTTTTTCTGATCAATGGGATAAACGTGTCGTTCATTACCGTATTGCGGATAGTGTCAATGGGCCTTTCGTCAAACCAACCAACTTAGATCATTGGGATGGTTCCGGATTTTATGCGGGAAGATTAGAAACAGATGGAGAAAAACTTTATGTAGTGGGTTGGATTCCAACCAAAGAACAACATCGTGACAATCAAAACTATAATTGGGCAGGTAATCTTGCTGTCCATGAATTGATAGCTAAGGATGATCAACTATTGCCGACGTTGCCTGAAAGCGTTAAAGAACAGGTGAATACGGTAGCTTTCACAAACCAGACAATTCCTGAAGGCCAATCCATCACTTTTGATGCTAATGAGGAAACCGTTCTGTATTCTGGAAAAGTCGTGTTAGATGAACAAACAAAAAAATGGGCCTTTCAATTTAATAGTAAAGAAAACCAATCGGATCTAAATGTTATTTTTGATACAGAACTAAATACAGTCGCATACTATAATCATTCTTTAGATAGGCTGGAAAATTATGCTCCACAAACTGAAATGCCTTTTGACTTTTCTGGTCGATCAAGTGTAACTATTAAACTGGTCTTAGAAGATGATATTGTTGTTCTCTATCTGGATGATGAAATTGTTCTCTCAAATCGGATGTACCAAGCTAAGGATAGTGATTGGGCAATCATGGCTATTGAAGGGCAATTAAAGATAGAATCATAA
- a CDS encoding DHA2 family efflux MFS transporter permease subunit: protein MKQESISPKVIGAIISTGILSFCGVLVETAMNVTFPTLSADFQVNTATVQWLITIYLLVLAIIIPLSGFLKRTFKNKQLFLAGICFFTLGILIDAVAPSFSILLVGRVVQGIGTGIGLPLMFNIILEQVPPTKIGMMMGVGTMIPAIAPAIGPTFGGIVVTSLGWRYIFILLVPVMVIALVIGLLTIEQKSEVQRTHFDFPSLFAIAIMFIGTIFGFSNMGSSALLTLQVGGAFVVGIAGLIGLVLRSRTIKNPILQFELLKNRVYRIHVICFFIMQLVLMGLVFILPNYIQLVNGSTAQVSGFVVFPGATLGALFTPLGGRILDRFGAKKPIMMGSLVILLSLLMFTFLCGSLSNLMIGVLYFIFTVGIGFSFGNLMTNGLAQLEQAQQANGNAIIMTFQQFAGASGTAIIAAIISQSQSDQSVGIAQSTINGSRMGLIFLVALFAIEIVLLARLFTVKDDVKVNRLQEKTDTTS from the coding sequence ATGAAACAAGAATCTATCTCACCAAAAGTAATAGGAGCAATCATTTCAACAGGAATCTTATCTTTTTGTGGCGTTCTGGTAGAAACCGCAATGAACGTGACCTTTCCTACATTGAGTGCCGATTTTCAGGTAAACACTGCAACTGTTCAATGGTTGATAACGATTTACTTATTAGTTCTGGCGATTATTATCCCACTGTCCGGTTTTCTGAAGCGAACCTTCAAAAACAAGCAATTGTTTTTGGCAGGGATTTGTTTTTTCACTCTTGGTATTTTGATTGATGCAGTAGCGCCGAGCTTCTCAATATTATTAGTCGGTCGCGTGGTCCAAGGGATTGGGACCGGGATTGGTTTACCCTTAATGTTCAATATCATTTTGGAACAAGTGCCCCCAACCAAAATTGGTATGATGATGGGCGTGGGGACGATGATTCCGGCGATTGCACCTGCGATCGGTCCTACCTTTGGCGGAATTGTGGTAACCAGTTTAGGTTGGCGCTATATTTTTATCCTATTGGTTCCGGTAATGGTCATCGCTTTGGTGATCGGACTCTTAACGATTGAACAAAAAAGTGAGGTTCAACGTACTCATTTTGACTTCCCGAGTTTATTTGCAATTGCGATCATGTTTATTGGGACGATTTTCGGATTCAGTAATATGGGCAGCAGCGCTTTACTTACCCTACAAGTTGGCGGGGCTTTTGTAGTAGGGATAGCCGGATTGATCGGGCTGGTCCTGCGTTCGCGGACAATCAAAAATCCGATTTTGCAGTTTGAGCTACTTAAAAACAGAGTCTACCGCATCCACGTCATTTGCTTTTTCATCATGCAGTTAGTACTGATGGGCTTGGTTTTCATCTTGCCAAATTACATTCAGTTGGTAAATGGCAGCACTGCTCAAGTCTCAGGATTTGTCGTCTTTCCTGGGGCGACATTGGGTGCCTTGTTTACACCGCTGGGCGGCCGGATTCTGGATCGATTTGGGGCCAAAAAACCGATAATGATGGGGAGCTTGGTAATCCTCCTCTCGTTATTGATGTTCACCTTTTTATGTGGATCGTTAAGCAATCTGATGATTGGCGTACTGTACTTTATTTTTACCGTAGGAATCGGATTTTCCTTCGGTAATTTGATGACAAATGGTCTGGCTCAGCTTGAACAGGCGCAACAAGCCAACGGGAATGCAATCATCATGACCTTTCAACAATTTGCCGGAGCTTCAGGAACCGCAATCATCGCTGCGATTATCTCACAGAGCCAGTCGGATCAGTCTGTCGGTATTGCGCAGTCAACAATCAACGGCTCCAGAATGGGTTTGATTTTTCTCGTAGCATTATTTGCGATCGAAATCGTACTCTTGGCGAGATTATTTACGGTGAAAGACGACGTGAAAGTAAATCGTCTTCAAGAAAAAACAGATACAACTTCATGA